Within the bacterium (Candidatus Blackallbacteria) CG13_big_fil_rev_8_21_14_2_50_49_14 genome, the region CTTCTGGTTGTGCATGAAGTGTTTCAAGTTGTACGGATTTGATTTCAAGTTTGGGGTTGTATTTGGGTAAATCGTTCCAACCCATCAGCAGATGACGAAGCAGATAATAAAATTGCTCAGAGATTATAGCCTCTCCCATATCATAATCAGGTTGTGCAGGTCGATAACGTCCAATACGTGACTCCTGAATATGCATGCGTAAATGGGAAAAAAAACCACGGATGGGATCTCTGACGGTTCCAAGTATCTTTGCATTGGGAAAGTCTTCCAATGCACTCTTCATCACTTGATTCATATCCGGAACATGTTTGGGAAAAATAATCAGATGTTTTTTTGTAATATCATGTCCTTGGGCCAGTTCATAAGCCATATGAACGAGAATAAATACTTGACGACGGCTAATAGAGAGGGGCTGCTTCTGTTGTCTTAACAAATATTTAAATTGTTGTTGAAACTCTGTTTTGGAGACTTCAATTTTTTGATCTTGATTTTTTCCCAAGTGTTCTAAATTACACCAAGTGGGATCTGGGATACTCCAAAAAAGATGGGGATACTTGTTACAGAAGGCATCCAAAACTTGGTTCCAACTTTTTTCATCCTGTTTTCCCGTATAGGTTTCTCCCCATTCTTCCCAATCTAAATGATAGGAGGATAGAGTTGTTGCCGGTGTGCTGAATACTTCAGGGTGGTTATCTAAAAGACTTTGTAAAAAAACACTGCCACTGCGCCCCCAATAGATGATAAAAACAATATCTGGGTTGAATAGGTCTGGTTTATTTTCTTTCAATGACATGTCTAAGTTTCCGTTGCATCAACTTGATTTGAAAAAATTATCACTTACCAATGTCAGAAGAACGTTTTAATCTGAATTTTAATTTTTTATTACTCATCGCCCAAACAAATTCCAATATCCCGTGCTGAGATAATCGAGTCACAATCCAAGGGCACCTGTTTCATGCGAGAGAGCGCGTCTTCAAGGTGTACATATTTGACCGTGGGGGGATCGAGGGCGATCATATGGCCAAATTTTTCCTCTTCAACAGCCCGTACAGCTGCGGCCCCAAAACGGGTAGCCACCAGGCGGTCAAAGGTTGTGGGCGAGCCACCCCGTTGAAGATGTCCCAGAACCACATAGCGGGTATCAACGCCTGTGCGTTCTTTGATCTGACGGGCGACTTGTTCGCCCAGCCCCCCGAGCAGAACTTCCTGTCGGCCTTCTATAGCTGCCCCTTTCACGCTTAATCCACCACCTTTGGGAGCTGCGCCTTCTGCGACCACCACAATGCCATAGTCTTTTTTCTGCAGGCGGCCTTCCATCAGGTGGCGACAGACAATCTCCATATCATAGGGAATTTCTGGGATCAGAATGGCATCTGCTGCACCGCTGATACCAGCATTGAGAGCGATCCAGCCGGCATAGCGGCCCATCAGTTCAACCACCATCACGCGGTCATGGGCTTTGGCGGTGGTGTGCAGTTTATCAATCGCTTCGGTGGCTGTTGTGACAGCTGTATCAAAACCAAAGGTCACGACGGTGGATGACAGGTCATTGTCAATGGTTTTGGGTACACCAATGACGGGGAGACCTTTTTGGAAAAGTTTATAGGCAATCGCCAGACTGCCATCTCCCCCGACTGTGATCAGGGCATTGAAGTTGAGACGTTTGAAATTATCCACGATTCGATCGCTGATATCGCGCATTTCGGTCTCACCGGCGGCATTGGTGACGGGCATTTCAAAGGGGTTGCCTTTATTGGTGGTGCCGATGATGGTTCCACCCAGGGGTAAAATATCGCGCACCAAGGCAGGTGTTAAATGCGTGATTTCTTCGGTATCAATCAAGCCGCGATAGCCATCGTGTATGCCGTAAACTTCCCAGCCCCGGTTATAGGCGCTGAGCACTACAGCCCGAATCACGCCATTCAAGCCAGGAGCATCTCCTCCACCGGTATTGATGGCAAGGCGTTTGGTTTGTCTGTAAGCCATGGTTATTACCCCCTTTTAGGCAGTGTTTGACAGAGCATAGCAGATTTTTGGGTCTGTGGCATTGAAACAGATCAGATTTGTGATTCAGCACAGAAAAGGTGACACTCCCAATACCCATTCGGGCACAATGTCCCCTAAAGGGGATGATAATTACAGAACCTTGTTTAAATGTTATTTTGTTGTCGTATATTTGATTTATTATCATAAATTCGACATGTTATGATGTGAGCGACGAAGGCAAGTTTTAGGATTTCTTTTTAAATTGAATGAAAATCAAGATTAAATGGGTATGAACCCCGTGAAAGAAAAACAGAAGCAATTACTAGATGAATCTTCTTTGACCCGTTTGTTAGAGTTGGGTGGAAAACCTCTTTTGATGCGAATGATTGCTGTTTTTCTCGAAAAAAGCCCAGAGAATGCTGAAAAAATTCACCAGTGTGCTCAGCGTCAAGATTTTGAGTGCATTAAAGCAGCTGCTCATATTTTAAAAACCCAAGCCGTCTATTTAGGCGCGATGGAATTGCACCGGCTATCGAGTCAATTGGAGATTTTGGCAAAGCAGCATCAATTGGATGAAATAGAAAAACTGATAGAAGAATGGAACAGCACTTATCAAGCTGTTTATGCAGCCTTGGAAGCACGTCAGAAAGTATTGGGTTGCGTATGAAAAAAATTGCTATTGTTGAGGACAATCTCGATAACCGTTTAATTTTAAATGCAATGATTGGCCATTTATACGCATTGAGTGAGTATGAAAATGGTCCAGATGTTTTAGCGGCCCTGCCAGAATTGAAGCCCGATCTGGTTTTGTTGGATATTTCGCTGCCCGGTATGGATGGCACAGAGGTTTTAACGCAGATTAAAAATCAACCTCAATTTCAAAGGCTTCCCGTGATCGCTTTAACTGCACATGCCATGTCAGGTGATAGGGAGCGTTTTCTCGCTTTGGGGTTTGATGCCTATTTCTCGAAACCTATTTTAGATGAGCATGATTTAATTCAGCTTATTGATTCACTGTTGGCAATGACCTGCAAAGAACATTCTTCTACAAATGTTTCGGGAGAATGATTTGATTGAAGCAAGACTTTTAGGTTATTTCTGAGTCTATGAACGATGTCCTGACTTCAAATGGTGAGAAAAAAGACGATCTCCAGTTTTTATTGACGCTAGATTCAGGCTTTAAAATTTTGGCCTGTCAGGGAAGTGAAGATTTAAAACCCGCTTTTCAAGACAACTGTTCCGGACACTCACTTTTAGATTTTATTGAACCTGAGGATCGCGCCCAGCTCTCTACTTTTTTGAATACTTCTCCCAAAATTTTGCAAAAATCATCTGTCTTGCGTTTGTCCCACCCCCCCTGTTCTTATCTTCATGAGAGGGATTTTTTTCCTGTGCTTGATCAGCGACAGAAGGCCTCTTTTACCTGTTTGAGTGAAGCGCAGGGTGAACAGATGCTTCTGATGCAGTACCAAAGTTTTGGCACAGAGCAATTCTTAACCCTCGCGCAGAATCTTGCAGACTTTGGGATTTGGTTCTGGAATATAAAAACCCAGGAAGTGAGCTGCTCGCCTCATATTCATCGGATTTTGGGGCGTTCTCCTGAAGAACAGATTGACTATACCACCTATATGCAGTCTATTTACCCCGAAGATTTTTTCTGGGTTCAGCAGGCAATTGAAAGAGCAAAACAAACGGGTAAATTAGAGATGAGACACCGGATTGTTTGTCCTTCTGGTGAAATACGTTATCTTCATTGCCAGGCTGAAGTGGAGTTCTTAGCGGGGGAGCCGCAATGTTTATTTGGGGTTGTACATGATTTAACTGCAGATCATTATCGAGAAGAAGCTTATATCAGTCTGGCTGAACGTCTGAAGACTATTTTTCAATACAGTACGGTAGGTATTGTTTATGGGGATAAACAGGGCAATATTTTGGAGTGTAACCCTTATTTTGAAGATTTAATGGGGTATTCTAAAGCTGAGTTGATGCAGATGAATTTTGCTGATTTTACCTATCCTGAAGATTTAGCTCAGGAATTGATTTATTTCCAGGAAATTTTGGCTGGCAAACGCGATAGCTATCATCTGGAGAAACGCTACCGAATTGCCAGTGGAGACTTGGTTTGGGTCGCCCTTTCGGTGAGCACAGTCCGGGATCGCCTGGGGCAAATTGAAAACTTAATTGGCATTGTGCAGGATATTCAAGCCCGTAAGATGGCTGA harbors:
- a CDS encoding 6-phosphofructokinase → MAYRQTKRLAINTGGGDAPGLNGVIRAVVLSAYNRGWEVYGIHDGYRGLIDTEEITHLTPALVRDILPLGGTIIGTTNKGNPFEMPVTNAAGETEMRDISDRIVDNFKRLNFNALITVGGDGSLAIAYKLFQKGLPVIGVPKTIDNDLSSTVVTFGFDTAVTTATEAIDKLHTTAKAHDRVMVVELMGRYAGWIALNAGISGAADAILIPEIPYDMEIVCRHLMEGRLQKKDYGIVVVAEGAAPKGGGLSVKGAAIEGRQEVLLGGLGEQVARQIKERTGVDTRYVVLGHLQRGGSPTTFDRLVATRFGAAAVRAVEEEKFGHMIALDPPTVKYVHLEDALSRMKQVPLDCDSIISARDIGICLGDE
- a CDS encoding response regulator; its protein translation is MKKIAIVEDNLDNRLILNAMIGHLYALSEYENGPDVLAALPELKPDLVLLDISLPGMDGTEVLTQIKNQPQFQRLPVIALTAHAMSGDRERFLALGFDAYFSKPILDEHDLIQLIDSLLAMTCKEHSSTNVSGE